One part of the Kiritimatiellia bacterium genome encodes these proteins:
- a CDS encoding alcohol dehydrogenase catalytic domain-containing protein, translating into MKILRLTGIRQLELQSAPLPELRTPRDVRIRITRVGVCGSDIHYYAEGRIGSQVVRYPFAVGHECAGVVDAVGPAVRGVRPGDRVAVEPAVSCGACDQCRCGRPNTCRALKFLGCPDQLEGCLAEMIVMPESNCLPLPPGADEDLGALSEPFAIAVYAVRQSGPMVGRRVAVLGAGPIGLSVILAARAEGAAVVYATDPVPERRAAARRAGAVWAGDPERDDPVGELARREPLGLDVVFECCGQQSAVDQALRMLGPGGTLSMIGIPSVERISLQIDLARRREIRFQNVRRQAHCAEPALQMLASGRVDARWMITHRYPLERAAEAFELVEGLRDGVLKAMIELDGQR; encoded by the coding sequence ATGAAAATTCTTCGCCTGACCGGCATTCGGCAGCTGGAACTGCAGTCCGCCCCGCTGCCTGAGCTGCGCACACCGCGCGACGTCCGCATCCGGATCACGCGGGTGGGAGTGTGCGGCTCCGACATTCACTACTATGCGGAGGGACGGATCGGCAGCCAGGTGGTTCGCTATCCCTTCGCGGTGGGCCACGAATGCGCCGGCGTGGTCGACGCGGTGGGGCCCGCGGTGCGCGGCGTGAGGCCGGGTGACCGCGTCGCGGTGGAGCCGGCGGTGTCCTGCGGTGCGTGTGATCAGTGCCGTTGCGGGCGGCCCAACACCTGCCGGGCACTGAAGTTTCTTGGCTGTCCCGACCAGTTGGAAGGCTGCCTCGCGGAGATGATCGTGATGCCCGAGTCGAACTGCCTTCCGTTGCCGCCCGGGGCCGACGAGGATCTGGGTGCGTTGTCCGAGCCGTTCGCGATCGCGGTGTATGCAGTGCGCCAGAGCGGACCGATGGTGGGGCGCCGGGTTGCGGTGCTGGGCGCGGGTCCGATCGGGCTTTCGGTGATTCTGGCGGCGCGGGCCGAGGGGGCGGCGGTGGTGTACGCGACCGATCCGGTGCCAGAGCGGCGCGCGGCGGCGAGGCGGGCGGGCGCGGTGTGGGCGGGCGACCCGGAGCGCGACGATCCAGTGGGCGAGTTGGCGCGGCGCGAGCCGCTGGGGCTGGATGTGGTGTTCGAGTGCTGCGGTCAGCAGTCCGCGGTGGACCAGGCCCTGCGGATGCTCGGCCCGGGCGGGACGCTCTCGATGATTGGTATTCCGTCGGTGGAGCGAATCTCCCTGCAGATTGATCTGGCGCGCCGCCGGGAGATTCGGTTTCAGAACGTGCGCCGTCAGGCGCACTGTGCGGAACCGGCACTGCAGATGCTGGCGAGCGGCCGCGTCGACGCGCGCTGGATGATCACGCACCGCTATCCGCTCGAGCGCGCCGCAGAGGCGTTCGAGCTGGTCGAAGGGCTGCGCGACGGCGTGCTGAAGGCGATGATTGAGCTGGACGGCCAGCGCTAG
- the hydE gene encoding [FeFe] hydrogenase H-cluster radical SAM maturase HydE, translating into MRAPPSVPTRADVLGWLRARGAEREAVWREADRVRRQWMGDEVWLRGIVEFSNVCANDCLYCGLRRSNRLVHRYTMDAGEILEAARAMAARGASTIVLQSGEAPSAEGDRRLADIIRQIRSTTPLAITVSVGNRPRDVYARWRDAGMDRYLLRFETSDADAFARLHPGSTLADRLRCLEHLRELGVQVGSGFMIGLPGETVERLADNLLLCRALDLDMAGIGPFLPHPNTPLAGQPNAWAHDPDMWFLAIAALRRLQPRAHIPATTAFDAALPGGRDRALQCGANVFMPNMTPRRYRRHYLLYPNKPCVDEEPGDCAACVALRLAAMGRRIGIGRGDALREPRTTAASERREAPSR; encoded by the coding sequence ATGAGGGCGCCCCCCTCGGTGCCGACCCGTGCCGATGTGCTCGGCTGGCTCCGGGCGCGCGGCGCGGAACGAGAGGCGGTGTGGCGCGAGGCGGACCGCGTTCGACGGCAGTGGATGGGCGACGAGGTGTGGCTGCGCGGCATCGTGGAGTTCTCGAACGTTTGTGCCAACGACTGCCTCTACTGCGGGCTGCGCCGGTCGAACCGCCTGGTGCACCGATACACGATGGACGCGGGGGAGATCCTCGAGGCGGCTCGGGCGATGGCCGCACGCGGCGCCAGCACGATCGTGCTGCAGTCTGGTGAGGCGCCGTCGGCCGAGGGCGACCGGCGTCTGGCCGACATCATCCGGCAAATCCGCTCGACGACGCCGCTGGCGATCACGGTCTCGGTCGGCAATCGCCCGCGCGACGTGTACGCTCGCTGGCGCGATGCGGGCATGGATCGCTACCTACTGCGGTTTGAAACTTCCGATGCGGACGCGTTTGCGCGACTGCATCCCGGCAGCACGCTGGCGGACCGGCTGCGCTGCCTCGAGCACCTGCGCGAGCTGGGGGTGCAGGTGGGCAGCGGATTCATGATCGGTCTGCCCGGCGAAACGGTGGAGCGGCTCGCGGACAACCTGCTGTTGTGCCGCGCGCTCGACCTGGACATGGCCGGCATCGGACCGTTCCTGCCGCATCCGAACACGCCGCTGGCCGGCCAGCCCAACGCATGGGCGCACGATCCGGACATGTGGTTTCTGGCGATCGCTGCGCTGCGGCGGCTGCAGCCGCGCGCGCACATCCCCGCAACGACCGCGTTCGACGCGGCGTTGCCGGGCGGTCGCGACCGTGCGCTGCAGTGTGGCGCGAACGTGTTCATGCCCAACATGACGCCGCGGCGCTATCGGCGGCACTACTTGCTCTACCCGAACAAACCGTGCGTGGACGAGGAGCCGGGCGACTGCGCCGCTTGTGTCGCGCTGCGGCTCGCCGCGATGGGGCGGCGCATTGGCATCGGCCGCGGCGACGCGCTCCGCGAACCGCGCACCACCGCCGCCAGCGAGCGGAGGGAAGCGCCCTCGCGATGA